The Blochmannia endosymbiont of Camponotus sp. genome includes a window with the following:
- the cysA gene encoding sulfate/thiosulfate ABC transporter ATP-binding protein CysA, whose product MSIEVDGITKFFGHDKVLTNISLHIASGEIIALLGPSGSGKTTLLRIIAGLEQHNSGCLRFRGKDVSQLGARDRHVGFVFQNYALFRHMTVSDNISFGIRMLPRHKRPSSHAINKKVMQLLTMVQLEGLGNRYPAQLSGGQKQRVALARSLAIKPEILLLDEPFGALDTQVRKELRRWLRRLHSEFKFTSVFVTHDQEEAMEVANRIVVMNRGIIEQIGTPKDIWCVPATRFVLEFLSEVNCLQGIVCGSELSIGSYHWSLPYVPALQGKVELFFRPWEMDISKESNVLHPLPAKIVNVSLHGFYWQLSVEPLGWHQGLLTIILGIKDIFGIPERGSCCYLSGRNARLFSGEMAL is encoded by the coding sequence TTTTGGTCATGACAAAGTACTAACTAATATTTCTTTACATATTGCATCTGGAGAAATTATAGCATTGTTGGGGCCGTCTGGTTCTGGTAAGACAACATTATTACGTATTATTGCTGGATTAGAACAGCACAATAGTGGTTGCTTACGTTTTAGAGGTAAAGATGTCAGTCAGCTTGGTGCACGTGATCGTCATGTTGGTTTTGTTTTTCAAAATTATGCTTTATTTCGTCATATGACAGTATCTGATAATATTTCTTTTGGTATAAGAATGTTACCACGTCATAAACGCCCAAGTTCTCATGCAATTAATAAAAAAGTTATGCAGTTGTTAACTATGGTGCAATTAGAAGGTTTAGGTAATAGATATCCAGCGCAACTTTCTGGAGGGCAAAAACAACGTGTAGCTCTAGCTCGTTCTTTAGCAATTAAACCAGAAATCTTGCTATTAGATGAGCCTTTTGGGGCATTAGATACTCAAGTTAGGAAAGAATTACGTCGTTGGCTTCGTAGATTGCATAGTGAATTTAAATTTACTAGTGTTTTTGTTACGCATGATCAAGAGGAAGCGATGGAAGTTGCTAATAGAATAGTGGTTATGAACCGAGGGATTATTGAGCAAATAGGTACACCTAAAGATATTTGGTGTGTTCCAGCTACTCGTTTTGTTTTAGAGTTTTTAAGTGAAGTTAACTGTTTACAAGGAATAGTATGCGGCTCAGAATTATCTATTGGTTCTTATCATTGGTCTTTACCATACGTGCCTGCTTTACAGGGAAAAGTAGAATTATTTTTTCGCCCCTGGGAAATGGATATTAGTAAAGAATCTAATGTACTGCATCCGTTACCAGCTAAAATTGTTAATGTTAGTTTACATGGATTTTATTGGCAATTAAGTGTAGAACCTTTGGGATGGCACCAAGGTTTGTTGACTATAATTTTAGGGATTAAGGATATTTTTGGTATTCCGGAACGTGGATCATGTTGTTATTTAAGCGGACGCAATGCGCGATTATTTTCGGGAGAAATGGCATTGTAA